The proteins below are encoded in one region of Halorhodospira halochloris:
- the trpB gene encoding tryptophan synthase subunit beta, with amino-acid sequence MAIETEINPEASVHSDEGRFGRYGGRFVSETLIGPLEELTAAYAQAKQDPQFHAEVERELSSFVGRPTPLYFAQRLTANSAGAKIYLKREDLAHTGAHKINNTVGQAVLAARMGKRRIIAETGAGQHGVATATVAARLGLECVVYMGADDVQRQAANVYRMRLLGAEVRPVEGGTRTLKDALNEAMRDWVTNIDDTFYIIGTVAGPHPYPTLVRDLQRVIGIEAREQICAAEGELPAAVVACVGGGSNAIGIFHPFLDDRGVELYGVEAGGEGLGSGRHAAPLNAGRPGVLHGSRSYLMESAEGQIIGTHSISAGLDYPGVGPEHAYLKDIGRANYVTIDDDEAIAAFHRLCRCEGIMPALESSHAIAYAEQLAARLSPQQSIVVSLSGRGDKDIATVAAQEGIEL; translated from the coding sequence GTGGCGATAGAGACCGAGATTAATCCCGAGGCTTCAGTGCACAGCGATGAGGGTCGTTTTGGCCGCTATGGCGGCCGGTTTGTCTCCGAGACCTTAATAGGCCCGCTGGAAGAGTTAACAGCCGCCTATGCCCAAGCAAAGCAGGACCCTCAATTCCATGCCGAAGTTGAGCGCGAATTAAGCTCCTTCGTAGGTCGCCCGACGCCACTCTATTTTGCGCAGAGGCTGACCGCTAACAGCGCCGGGGCGAAGATCTACTTAAAGCGTGAGGATCTTGCCCACACAGGTGCACATAAGATCAACAATACAGTTGGTCAGGCGGTGTTGGCAGCGCGCATGGGCAAAAGACGCATCATTGCCGAGACCGGGGCCGGTCAGCACGGGGTAGCAACGGCGACTGTGGCTGCGCGCTTGGGGTTAGAGTGCGTGGTTTACATGGGTGCTGATGACGTGCAGCGGCAAGCGGCTAACGTCTATCGCATGCGCCTGCTCGGCGCTGAAGTAAGGCCCGTTGAGGGGGGCACACGCACGCTTAAGGACGCCCTCAATGAGGCGATGCGCGATTGGGTGACCAATATCGACGATACTTTCTATATCATTGGTACTGTTGCGGGTCCCCACCCTTATCCTACCCTTGTGCGTGACCTGCAGCGGGTCATCGGCATTGAGGCGCGCGAGCAGATATGCGCCGCCGAGGGAGAGCTGCCTGCTGCTGTAGTCGCCTGTGTCGGTGGCGGGTCTAATGCCATCGGCATCTTTCACCCTTTCCTCGATGACCGTGGGGTCGAGCTCTATGGCGTCGAGGCCGGCGGCGAAGGTCTTGGTAGCGGCCGCCACGCCGCCCCGCTCAACGCTGGTCGCCCGGGAGTGTTGCACGGTTCGCGCAGCTACCTTATGGAATCGGCGGAGGGGCAAATTATTGGCACTCACTCTATCTCTGCCGGGCTTGACTATCCTGGTGTTGGGCCTGAGCACGCCTACCTTAAAGATATTGGTCGGGCCAACTATGTGACCATTGATGATGATGAGGCGATCGCTGCTTTTCATCGCTTGTGCCGCTGCGAGGGGATTATGCCGGCGTTGGAGAGCTCTCACGCCATAGCTTATGCTGAACAGTTGGCGGCCCGGCTCAGCCCGCAGCAGTCTATAGTGGTCAGCCTTTCGGGGCGGGGAGATAAGGATATAGCTACGGTAGCCGCACAGGAGGGCATAGAACTGTGA
- the trpA gene encoding tryptophan synthase subunit alpha: MSRISERFQTCREAGRAALIPYITGGDPSPQQTVEIMHGLVAGGADIIEIGVPFSDPMADGPVIQAACLRALQAGTSVQDLFAAVREFRRQDTQTPVVFMGYANTLEAIGYKSYVEQAAAAGVDGLLTVDLPPDEAGELTGIAAEAGVELIYLVAPNTSEQRLEYISKAAGGFIYAVALKGVTGAANLDTDLVAGQVAAIRNASQLPVAVGFGVRDPQGAAAVARVADGVVVGSALVQMIADYGTAPDLAQRLQDAAAALRRGMDAATQSGGNA; the protein is encoded by the coding sequence GTGAGTCGCATCAGCGAGCGTTTCCAGACTTGCCGCGAAGCAGGGCGCGCAGCACTAATCCCGTATATAACTGGCGGTGATCCAAGCCCTCAGCAGACGGTCGAGATTATGCATGGGCTAGTCGCCGGCGGGGCGGATATAATCGAGATCGGTGTCCCCTTCTCTGATCCCATGGCCGACGGGCCGGTTATCCAGGCTGCTTGCCTGCGGGCTTTGCAGGCTGGCACCTCGGTGCAGGATCTGTTTGCCGCCGTGCGGGAGTTTCGTCGCCAGGATACGCAGACTCCTGTCGTCTTTATGGGCTATGCCAACACTCTGGAGGCTATCGGTTATAAGAGTTATGTCGAGCAGGCCGCAGCTGCGGGTGTAGATGGCCTGTTAACGGTCGATCTGCCGCCGGATGAGGCGGGCGAGTTAACCGGGATAGCAGCCGAGGCGGGTGTTGAGTTGATCTATCTGGTTGCTCCGAATACCAGTGAGCAGCGTCTAGAGTACATCAGCAAGGCAGCCGGCGGGTTTATTTATGCGGTCGCTCTAAAGGGGGTTACCGGGGCTGCGAATCTTGATACTGATCTGGTCGCGGGGCAGGTTGCTGCTATCCGCAATGCTTCGCAGCTACCCGTTGCGGTCGGGTTTGGGGTGCGCGACCCGCAGGGTGCAGCGGCTGTGGCGCGGGTGGCAGATGGGGTTGTTGTCGGCAGCGCCCTCGTGCAGATGATCGCCGATTATGGCACTGCGCCTGATTTAGCCCAGCGCTTACAAGATGCTGCAGCTGCGCTGCGGCGCGGTATGGATGCAGCGACGCAGAGTGGAGGTAACGCATGA
- the accD gene encoding acetyl-CoA carboxylase, carboxyltransferase subunit beta, whose product MSWFQKLMPRRIRTQPGPRSRSVPEGLWTKCESCQGILYRPDLERNLEVCPKCSSHMRLSARRRLKVFLDEGSDPAEIAADLQPVDFLRFRDSKRYKDRLAQAQKQTGEKEAFIAMHGRLQGMPVVAAAFEFSFMGGSMGTVVGERFCRAAELARTQRIPLICFSASGGARMQEALFSLMQMAKTSAAISRLNEDRIPYISVLTDPTMGGVSASLATLGDIIIAEPGALIGFAGPRVIEQTVRETLPEGFQRAEFLLEHGAIDRIVDRRHMRDDIASLVAKLGRLDAPMRPLCVQSD is encoded by the coding sequence ATGAGTTGGTTCCAGAAGCTGATGCCGCGGCGTATTAGGACCCAGCCGGGGCCGCGCAGTCGCAGTGTTCCGGAGGGGCTGTGGACTAAGTGTGAATCCTGCCAGGGGATACTCTATAGGCCCGATCTGGAGCGCAACCTCGAGGTCTGCCCGAAGTGCTCTAGCCACATGCGCCTTAGTGCCCGCCGGCGCCTGAAGGTCTTCCTGGACGAGGGCAGTGATCCTGCCGAAATAGCCGCCGATCTACAGCCGGTTGACTTTTTGCGTTTTCGCGACAGTAAGCGGTATAAGGATCGCCTTGCTCAGGCGCAGAAACAGACCGGCGAGAAAGAGGCCTTTATCGCCATGCACGGGCGCCTGCAGGGCATGCCGGTGGTGGCGGCGGCTTTTGAGTTCTCCTTTATGGGCGGTTCGATGGGAACCGTGGTCGGCGAGCGCTTTTGCCGGGCTGCGGAGTTGGCCCGCACGCAGCGCATCCCGCTGATTTGCTTCTCTGCCTCGGGCGGGGCGCGGATGCAGGAGGCGCTCTTTTCGCTGATGCAGATGGCCAAGACCTCGGCCGCTATAAGCCGGCTCAATGAAGATCGTATCCCCTACATCTCGGTGTTGACCGATCCGACTATGGGCGGGGTTTCGGCCAGCTTAGCCACCCTCGGCGATATTATAATCGCCGAGCCAGGGGCGCTTATCGGTTTTGCTGGTCCTCGGGTAATCGAGCAGACTGTGCGTGAGACCCTGCCCGAAGGCTTCCAGCGGGCTGAATTCCTGCTCGAGCATGGCGCTATTGATCGCATCGTTGATCGGCGCCATATGCGCGATGATATAGCCTCTCTGGTGGCTAAACTCGGCCGTCTTGATGCACCCATGCGTCCGCTATGCGTGCAGTCCGACTAG
- a CDS encoding bifunctional folylpolyglutamate synthase/dihydrofolate synthase, which translates to MARQVQYNGNTSTPSVALVGGGLPTDLESWLQLLERAHPQEIDLGLERVAAVAQHLSERPGTLVGAADGITSPNAEVVTIAGTNGKGSVAAMVAALAQSAGYRVGLYSSPHFSRFNERVKVAGFEADDETLIGALRRVELARQAAGVSLTYFEHTTLAAFVVFAESDCDLWVLEVGLGGRLDAVNLIDADVAVVTRIAHDHAEWLGNDLASIAREKAGIFRSHKAAVIGQADAPDELSSIAQSLAAEPIWQAGKDYHWSAFSSSEWHWNSGSISLPGLSYPSIPGPAALSNAATALAAFQQLSRAGLISAAEISAALSQVKVIGRLQLLEYSGTQWLYDVAHNADGAAELARVLSSLPRANECHALLAVARHKEAEGLIAATADQVDYWHLPSMDDEQMIAAVELAGHVRNHRGTIASCGADLQSTLAGIERGVRHGGSRVVVFGSFRTVTAVQQQQGWG; encoded by the coding sequence ATGGCTCGCCAGGTTCAGTATAACGGTAACACCTCGACCCCCTCGGTCGCTTTGGTTGGGGGCGGCTTGCCCACCGATCTCGAGTCCTGGCTGCAGCTACTTGAGCGAGCCCATCCGCAGGAGATCGACCTGGGGTTGGAGCGAGTCGCAGCAGTAGCGCAGCACTTGAGCGAGAGGCCAGGAACGCTCGTGGGCGCTGCGGACGGCATTACAAGCCCAAATGCTGAGGTGGTTACCATTGCCGGCACCAATGGTAAGGGCAGTGTTGCCGCAATGGTTGCGGCGCTAGCGCAGAGTGCCGGTTATCGCGTAGGCCTGTATAGCTCGCCGCATTTTAGTCGTTTTAACGAGCGGGTTAAGGTTGCCGGTTTTGAGGCTGACGATGAAACGCTGATTGGTGCCCTGCGCCGGGTAGAACTGGCGCGGCAGGCCGCCGGCGTTTCGCTGACCTATTTCGAGCACACGACCCTGGCCGCCTTTGTGGTCTTCGCCGAATCCGACTGTGATCTGTGGGTGTTGGAGGTAGGGCTAGGTGGCCGCCTGGATGCGGTCAATCTAATTGATGCTGATGTTGCGGTGGTGACCAGGATAGCCCATGATCATGCTGAGTGGCTGGGCAACGATTTGGCTAGTATAGCGCGCGAGAAGGCGGGCATATTCAGATCACATAAAGCAGCTGTTATCGGCCAGGCAGACGCCCCGGATGAGTTATCTAGTATTGCGCAGAGCCTGGCTGCCGAGCCGATTTGGCAAGCGGGCAAAGATTATCATTGGTCTGCATTTTCCAGCTCTGAGTGGCACTGGAACTCGGGCTCGATCAGCCTACCGGGGCTCTCTTATCCGAGTATCCCGGGCCCTGCAGCCCTGAGTAATGCTGCTACCGCGCTGGCTGCTTTCCAGCAACTCTCCCGAGCCGGTTTAATCAGCGCGGCGGAAATAAGTGCGGCCCTCAGTCAGGTGAAGGTAATTGGGCGCTTGCAGCTGTTAGAATACTCTGGCACGCAGTGGTTATACGACGTAGCGCATAATGCTGATGGAGCGGCCGAGTTGGCTAGGGTGTTAAGCAGCTTACCGCGAGCCAACGAGTGCCACGCATTATTGGCTGTCGCCCGGCACAAAGAGGCAGAGGGTTTGATTGCCGCAACGGCCGATCAAGTAGACTATTGGCATTTACCATCAATGGATGATGAGCAAATGATCGCCGCTGTTGAGTTGGCGGGGCATGTCCGCAATCATAGGGGTACTATAGCCTCTTGCGGTGCAGACTTGCAGAGCACACTAGCTGGAATTGAGCGCGGAGTCAGGCACGGCGGCAGCAGAGTTGTTGTGTTTGGCTCCTTCCGTACGGTGACAGCTGTACAACAGCAACAGGGGTGGGGGTGA
- a CDS encoding SPOR domain-containing protein: MDSTTKRQLVGAAVIVALAVIFLPMFFSSPQEREQVDVPLEVPPRADSPEADREPQLVDPDDDMSDLDDHDLADAVNDDRDNSEAAANSDSEPEEVANGDIEGVPIEEGAFAVQVGSFRDQDNAYGFRDQVRDMGMPAYVDRSDVDGSAVYRVRLGPVMERDRADEMLEQARTELEIDGWVISL; the protein is encoded by the coding sequence ATGGATTCGACTACCAAACGCCAATTGGTCGGCGCAGCAGTTATTGTCGCCCTGGCGGTTATCTTTTTGCCGATGTTCTTTTCTTCTCCGCAGGAGCGTGAGCAGGTTGATGTGCCGCTTGAGGTGCCGCCACGCGCAGATAGTCCAGAAGCCGATCGCGAGCCTCAGCTAGTCGATCCAGATGATGATATGTCTGATTTGGATGATCATGATTTGGCTGACGCAGTTAACGACGATCGGGATAACAGCGAGGCTGCCGCCAATAGCGACAGCGAGCCTGAAGAGGTGGCGAATGGGGATATAGAAGGCGTACCTATTGAGGAAGGCGCTTTTGCTGTGCAGGTGGGCAGCTTCAGAGACCAGGATAACGCTTACGGATTCCGCGATCAGGTTCGCGATATGGGCATGCCGGCCTATGTTGATCGCTCCGATGTCGATGGCTCGGCCGTATATAGAGTTAGGCTGGGCCCGGTCATGGAGCGGGATCGAGCCGATGAAATGCTGGAACAAGCGAGAACTGAACTGGAAATAGATGGATGGGTGATTTCGCTATGA
- a CDS encoding CvpA family protein — translation MGDFAMSWPDIVIIAIVALSAGFGLIRGFVREVAALLVWVLAFIVSVQQAGVVSTYLEGITESPTIQLALAFILLFVGIVVVGSLATRFLVKLVSVSGLGGTDRMLGILFGAVRGTVIVALAVLLAGLTPIAEEQAWEESTALNSVKPLICRAGADGWLADISARVGLGENGGAAPFDAEMPAYWTEYCAKANPDALPEGVVDDLLDGVSGEDLPDAVREHIPDRDD, via the coding sequence ATGGGTGATTTCGCTATGAGTTGGCCGGATATTGTGATTATCGCGATTGTGGCGCTTTCGGCCGGGTTTGGTCTGATTCGTGGCTTTGTCCGTGAAGTGGCTGCCTTGCTGGTTTGGGTGCTTGCCTTCATCGTGAGTGTACAGCAAGCAGGCGTTGTCTCAACTTACCTCGAGGGTATAACTGAATCTCCTACGATTCAGCTTGCACTCGCGTTCATCCTCTTGTTTGTCGGCATAGTCGTTGTCGGCTCCTTGGCTACCCGCTTTTTGGTCAAATTGGTCAGCGTCAGTGGGTTGGGCGGGACTGATCGGATGCTGGGGATCCTGTTTGGTGCTGTCCGCGGCACAGTTATAGTGGCCTTAGCGGTATTGCTGGCCGGTTTGACCCCCATCGCTGAAGAACAGGCCTGGGAGGAGTCAACGGCACTGAATAGTGTTAAGCCGCTGATCTGTCGTGCTGGGGCCGATGGCTGGTTGGCTGATATAAGCGCTCGTGTCGGCTTGGGGGAAAACGGCGGCGCTGCGCCTTTTGATGCCGAGATGCCGGCATATTGGACTGAGTATTGCGCTAAGGCCAATCCTGATGCTTTGCCCGAGGGCGTGGTTGACGATTTATTGGACGGTGTGTCTGGTGAAGATCTGCCCGACGCCGTGCGCGAGCATATTCCGGATAGGGACGATTAA